The genomic interval GCGAGGGAGACGGCGAAGGCCACCTTGTACGGGACGCCGATGCGGTGCAGGGACGAGGCGAACTCGGGCGGACGCGTCGTCGCCACGAACAGCAGCACCGCCGGCAGCATCGCGAAGTACTTGAGGGTGACGGCGAGCTGGTAGAACAGCTGCTCCTGCGTGAGGTCCCAGCGCCCGGGCCCCTGGACGACCACGTGCCGGGCGCCCAGCAGCTCGCTGCCGTAGCCGGGTGCGAACACGAAGATCAGCAGGTTGTTGAGCGCCATGAAGGTGAGGATGATCCACAGCACCGTCGCCAGATCGCGCAGCCGGACCCGCGAGAGCGCCCAGCCGATCAGCGACAGCACCCCGAGCGCCGCCAGGAAGCGCACGTCGAAGCTGATCATCGCCGCGAGCACCATCGCGATCGTGAGCACGAGCTTCGCGGTGCCCGTGAGGGTGTGCAGCAGTCCGGGCCGCTCGACGTACTCGAGGAGGGGAGCGGTCATCGCGCATCCTCCCCGGAGGCCGTGGGGAGAGCGCGCTCGGCGCGGTCCGCGGCCACGAAGCGGTGGACCAGCGCGATCGGGTCGGGGATCCCGCAGCGCCGGGCGAGGGTGAACAGGCCCGTGACCACGAGGTCCGCGCGCTCGGCGAGGAACTCGTCGGTGAGCACGGCGGCGGGATCCGTGTCGGCGAGGAGCTCGCCGCCGGAGATCACGAGCACCCGGTCGGTGTACTCGAGGGCGAGGTGCATGTCGTGCGTGATCAGCACGATCGTGGTGCCCTCCGCGTGGATCCGCGCGAGGAAGTCCATGAACTCGCTGTAGTGGGCGAAGTCCTGCCCGGCCGTCGGCTCGTCGAGGATCAGGATCTCCGGCTCGAGCGCGAGCACGCAGGCGATGCTCAGCCGCTTCCTCTGCCCGTGACTGAGGGCCGAGACCGGCCAGGAGCGCATCGGCCGCAGGTCCGTCACCTCGAGCACCCGCGCCGTGCGCCGCTCGATCTCCTCGGCGTCGAGGCCGCGTGCTCGCAGGCCGAGGCGGATCTCCTCCTCGAGCAGGGGCTGGGAGAGCATCTGGCCGGGCTCCTGGAGGACGAAGCCCACGTGCGCTCCGTGCTCGGCCAGCGGCCAGGAGGCGGCGTCGGCCCCTCCGATCCGCACGACGCCTTCGGTGGCCTTCTCGAAACCGCTGATCACGCGCGCGAGCGTCGACTTCCCGGCGCCGTTGGAGCCGATCACGCCGAGCATCTCGCCGCGGCGGATCCGGGCCGTGACGCCTCGCAGCGCGCGGACGTCGGCCGAGGCGCCGGGGCGGCGCAGGATCGCGCCGACGTGCTCGAGGTCCAGGGCCGGGAGCGCGTCGTGGGACGTGGGCTGGGCAGCGGTCGCGGTGTGCCGGGACTGCCCGGGCGTCGCGCTCTCAACCCAGGTGCGCACGGCCTCCCTCTGCGCGGACGAGAGCTCCATGCGGGGAAGGTCCGCCGGATGCTGGTCCGCGGTGACCGGGGCGCCCGCGAGGCGCAGCGCCTCGACGTGCAGCGGAGGGCGGATGCCGTGCTCGCGCAGGAGCGGTGAGGCGAGCAGCTCGTCGGGCGGGAGATCGGCGACGATGCGGCCCTCGTCCATGAGGACGATCCGGTCCAGAGGCCGGTGCAGGAGATCCTCGAGCCGGTGCTCGACGACGATGATCGTGCGCCCCTGCTCGCGGTGCAGGTCGTCGATGAGCTCGACGGCCGCGCGGCCGGCCGCGGGGTCGAGCATCGCGAGCGGCTCGTCGAACAGGAGCATCTCGACGTCGTCGACGAGCACGCCGGCGATCGCGACTCGCTGCTTCTGCCCGCCGGAGAGCTGCTGCGGGGAGGCGTCGAGGTGGTCGGCGATGCCTGCGGCCCGCGCGGCCCCGGCCACGCGGCCGGGCATCTGCGCGTGCGGGACCTGCTGGTTCTCGAGGCTGAAGGCCACGTCCTCGGCGACGGTCAGGCCCACGAACTGACCGGAGGAGTCCTGCAGCACCGTGCCCACGCGCCGCGAGGTCTCGATGATCGGAGCAGCGGCGGGATCGGTCCCGAAGACCTCGATGCTCCCGCTCGCCTCTCCCGCGTGCACATGGGGGACGAGGCCGTTGAGCGCCCCGAGGAGCGTCGACTTGCCGCATCCCGAAGGGCCGACGATGGCGATCTTCTCCCCGCGGCGCACCGTGAGGTCGATGCCGCGCAGCGTGGGCTCGGACTGGGCGCGATAGCGGAAGGAGAAGTCGCGGAGGCGGGCGGGGGTCTCTGCGTCGGGCTTGTCGGAGGTGACGGCCCCGCCCGGCCTCGGGTTCTCGACGCTCACCTGTCGAGCGTCAGGGAGCCGGTCCGGGTGCGCGAGCGGGCGTAGATCCCGAGGATGATCCCGCCCAGCACGGCGGCGGTCACCGAGTTCACGACGAAGGCGATGACCCCCTGCGTGAAGACCTTCGAGGCGGGTTCGCCCATGATCAGCACGTCGCCGATCGGCGCCCACAGCA from Brachybacterium kimchii carries:
- a CDS encoding energy-coupling factor transporter transmembrane component T family protein → MTAPLLEYVERPGLLHTLTGTAKLVLTIAMVLAAMISFDVRFLAALGVLSLIGWALSRVRLRDLATVLWIILTFMALNNLLIFVFAPGYGSELLGARHVVVQGPGRWDLTQEQLFYQLAVTLKYFAMLPAVLLFVATTRPPEFASSLHRIGVPYKVAFAVSLALRFIPDIQREMRTISQAQQARGLDISRKVGLVTRVRNVVSTLMPLLLGSLDRIETVSSAMELRGFGRGRHRTWYDVKPMRLRDWSTILGALAVVAASIVMVVVDGGRYWNPFEA
- a CDS encoding ABC transporter ATP-binding protein; its protein translation is MSVENPRPGGAVTSDKPDAETPARLRDFSFRYRAQSEPTLRGIDLTVRRGEKIAIVGPSGCGKSTLLGALNGLVPHVHAGEASGSIEVFGTDPAAAPIIETSRRVGTVLQDSSGQFVGLTVAEDVAFSLENQQVPHAQMPGRVAGAARAAGIADHLDASPQQLSGGQKQRVAIAGVLVDDVEMLLFDEPLAMLDPAAGRAAVELIDDLHREQGRTIIVVEHRLEDLLHRPLDRIVLMDEGRIVADLPPDELLASPLLREHGIRPPLHVEALRLAGAPVTADQHPADLPRMELSSAQREAVRTWVESATPGQSRHTATAAQPTSHDALPALDLEHVGAILRRPGASADVRALRGVTARIRRGEMLGVIGSNGAGKSTLARVISGFEKATEGVVRIGGADAASWPLAEHGAHVGFVLQEPGQMLSQPLLEEEIRLGLRARGLDAEEIERRTARVLEVTDLRPMRSWPVSALSHGQRKRLSIACVLALEPEILILDEPTAGQDFAHYSEFMDFLARIHAEGTTIVLITHDMHLALEYTDRVLVISGGELLADTDPAAVLTDEFLAERADLVVTGLFTLARRCGIPDPIALVHRFVAADRAERALPTASGEDAR